One genomic segment of Streptomyces sp. RerS4 includes these proteins:
- the tesB gene encoding acyl-CoA thioesterase II has protein sequence MNEALTTLLDLLDMEQIEENIFRGTSRSALVPRVFGGQVAAQALVAAGRTVPADRTAHSLHSYFLRAGDPGAPIVYSVDRIRDGRSFTTRRVVAVQHGQPIFHLSASFQTYEEGLDHQSAMPDAPDPETLPTAAESLPAYREIFREPGTVERLLDARAAVDLRYATTPPWGSVGEPVEPRTQVWFRTAGKLESDDPLLHTCLATYVSDMTLLDSVLLAHGRGGWAVGDVVGASLDHAMWFHRPFRADEWLLYDQESPSASAGRGLGQARIWTQDGRLAVTVIQEGVVRVPRA, from the coding sequence GTGAACGAGGCACTCACGACGCTCCTCGATCTGCTCGACATGGAGCAGATCGAGGAGAACATCTTCCGCGGTACCAGCCGTTCGGCGCTGGTACCGCGGGTCTTCGGCGGCCAGGTCGCCGCCCAGGCACTGGTCGCCGCCGGCCGGACCGTCCCCGCCGACCGTACGGCGCACTCGCTGCACTCGTACTTCCTGCGCGCCGGTGACCCCGGCGCGCCCATCGTGTACTCGGTGGACCGGATCCGCGACGGGCGCTCCTTCACCACCCGCCGGGTCGTCGCCGTCCAGCACGGGCAGCCGATCTTCCACCTCTCGGCGTCGTTCCAGACGTACGAGGAGGGCCTCGACCACCAGAGCGCCATGCCCGACGCGCCGGACCCGGAGACCCTGCCGACCGCCGCCGAGTCCCTGCCCGCGTACCGGGAGATCTTCCGGGAGCCGGGCACGGTCGAGCGGCTGCTCGACGCGCGGGCCGCCGTCGACCTGCGCTACGCAACCACCCCGCCGTGGGGCAGCGTGGGCGAGCCGGTGGAGCCGCGTACGCAGGTGTGGTTCCGCACGGCGGGCAAGCTGGAGAGCGACGATCCGCTGCTGCACACCTGCCTGGCCACCTACGTCTCCGACATGACCCTGCTGGACTCGGTGCTGCTCGCGCACGGCCGGGGCGGATGGGCCGTGGGCGACGTGGTCGGCGCCTCCCTGGACCACGCGATGTGGTTCCACCGGCCCTTCCGGGCCGACGAATGGCTCCTCTACGACCAGGAGTCGCCCTCGGCCTCCGCCGGCCGGGGCCTGGGGCAGGCCCGGATCTGGACGCAGGACGGCCGGCTGGCCGTCACGGTGATCCAGGAAGGCGTCGTGCGCGTCCCCCGGGCGTGA
- a CDS encoding serine hydrolase domain-containing protein: MRPTLPVDRAVNRAVNRPARRLRRTAAASAVAVALLAGLAPAATAAQAPERSVTQAAARHLDRDRLRAGLSAIHEAGIYGVYSSVRDGRERFDGASGVADVDTGRPARADFRHRVGSITKTFTAVAVLQQAEKGRVELDRPVGDYVPDLLPGERGRKVTVRMLLNHTSGIGDYIAGAFPSIEQGKPDSLDEHRFRTIKPTELIRLGVARPQVNEPGAKWSYSNTNYQLLGEILRAVTGEDPERLITRDVIRKAGLRDTYFPGTDPSIRGPHARMYESFFGIIDPPRDYSVYNMTWAGAAGALVSTPQDLNSFYRTLLTGGLLPRHRLDQMRSTVDVKDEKGNVLMRYGLGIYTMDTPCGPVWGHDGGVWGAGTWSLSSPDGARQFTVGHNLMKYQRLDETGTVLLPHPADAALVDYRDLALCGTTAPRTPTPAPGARVLPQVVPALPAPLTAALR, from the coding sequence GTGCGTCCCACCCTTCCCGTCGACCGCGCCGTCAACCGCGCCGTCAACCGTCCCGCGCGGCGGTTACGCCGCACCGCCGCGGCGAGCGCCGTCGCCGTCGCCCTGCTGGCGGGCCTCGCCCCGGCCGCGACCGCCGCGCAGGCCCCCGAGCGGTCCGTCACCCAGGCCGCGGCCCGCCACCTCGACCGGGACCGTCTGCGCGCCGGCCTGTCCGCGATCCACGAGGCGGGCATCTACGGCGTGTACTCCTCGGTCCGCGACGGCCGGGAGCGCTTCGACGGCGCCTCCGGCGTCGCGGACGTCGACACCGGACGTCCGGCCCGCGCCGACTTCCGGCACCGCGTCGGCAGCATCACCAAGACCTTCACGGCCGTCGCCGTGCTCCAGCAGGCCGAGAAGGGCCGCGTCGAACTCGACCGCCCCGTCGGGGACTACGTGCCCGACCTGCTGCCCGGCGAGCGCGGACGCAAGGTCACCGTCCGCATGCTCCTCAACCACACCAGCGGTATAGGCGACTACATCGCGGGCGCCTTCCCCTCCATCGAGCAGGGCAAGCCGGACAGCCTCGACGAACACCGCTTCCGCACGATCAAGCCCACCGAGCTGATCCGCCTCGGCGTGGCCCGCCCGCAGGTGAACGAGCCCGGCGCCAAGTGGTCGTACTCCAACACCAACTACCAGCTGTTGGGCGAGATCCTCCGCGCGGTGACCGGCGAGGACCCGGAGCGGCTCATCACCCGGGACGTCATCCGCAAGGCAGGCCTGCGCGACACCTACTTCCCCGGCACCGACCCCTCCATCCGCGGCCCCCACGCCCGGATGTACGAGAGCTTCTTCGGGATCATCGACCCGCCGCGCGACTACAGCGTCTACAACATGACCTGGGCCGGGGCGGCCGGCGCCCTCGTCTCGACCCCGCAGGATCTCAACTCCTTCTACCGCACCCTGTTGACCGGTGGCCTGCTGCCGCGACACCGGCTGGACCAGATGCGCTCCACCGTCGACGTCAAGGACGAGAAGGGGAACGTACTCATGCGCTACGGCCTCGGCATCTACACCATGGACACGCCGTGCGGCCCGGTCTGGGGGCACGACGGAGGCGTCTGGGGGGCCGGCACCTGGAGCCTGTCCAGCCCCGACGGAGCCCGGCAGTTCACCGTCGGCCACAACCTGATGAAGTATCAGCGCCTCGACGAGACCGGCACCGTCCTGCTCCCGCACCCGGCCGACGCCGCCCTGGTCGACTACCGCGACCTGGCCCTGTGCGGCACGACCGCACCGCGTACGCCGACCCCGGCGCCCGGGGCCCGCGTGCTGCCGCAGGTCGTCCCGGCGCTCCCGGCGCCGCTGACGGCTGCCCTGCGCTGA
- a CDS encoding DUF4253 domain-containing protein produces the protein MSEAADPPRPSDLFGPLRACADIPGLPPGTVITRPVRRRLRRARRQPLLWVSDGPVDVPAAAWAAPAGLTAVLLHDRSGLEEWWHTRALDPGRAGDPDDHDAETVLREYWDAVIPDPAEGAEGEELIAPFGRDRPPLAPPGTPTPDADAAADAATRALLADGWLGRPRLALVPAARRADVPAAIGWSGPCNHDDDTARISAVLRSWEERYDARVLAIGFDRLDLYVAAPPRTPAEALAVAAEHFAFCPDNVWQGSGTVAAYAEEAVVGQSHWSFWWD, from the coding sequence ATGAGCGAAGCCGCCGATCCGCCCCGCCCGTCGGACCTCTTCGGCCCGCTGCGCGCGTGCGCCGACATCCCCGGTCTGCCACCCGGCACGGTGATCACCCGTCCGGTGCGCCGTCGACTGCGCCGGGCCCGCCGGCAGCCCCTGCTGTGGGTGTCCGACGGGCCGGTGGACGTGCCGGCGGCGGCCTGGGCCGCCCCCGCGGGGCTCACCGCCGTGCTGCTGCACGACCGCTCGGGCCTGGAGGAGTGGTGGCACACCCGGGCCCTGGACCCCGGCCGGGCCGGCGACCCCGACGACCACGACGCCGAGACCGTGCTGCGGGAGTACTGGGACGCGGTGATACCCGACCCGGCCGAAGGCGCCGAAGGCGAGGAGCTGATCGCCCCCTTCGGGCGCGACCGTCCGCCCCTGGCCCCGCCCGGCACCCCGACGCCGGACGCGGACGCCGCCGCCGACGCCGCGACCCGGGCGCTGCTCGCCGACGGGTGGCTCGGCCGCCCGCGCCTCGCGCTGGTCCCCGCCGCCCGACGGGCCGACGTACCGGCCGCGATCGGCTGGTCGGGGCCGTGCAACCACGACGACGACACCGCCCGGATCAGCGCCGTCCTGCGTTCGTGGGAGGAGCGCTACGACGCCCGCGTCCTCGCGATCGGCTTCGACCGGCTCGACCTCTACGTGGCCGCTCCGCCCCGCACCCCCGCCGAGGCGCTCGCCGTGGCGGCGGAGCACTTCGCGTTCTGCCCGGACAACGTCTGGCAGGGGTCCGGCACGGTCGCCGCCTACGCGGAGGAGGCCGTGGTGGGGCAGTCGCACTGGTCGTTCTGGTGGGACTGA
- a CDS encoding phosphatase, with product MGRMPKPIETPVPSRAELIDHLVRTRIAGQVATPRENNLSHYRKLANGDRHYWLGLELGDRWADEQDVLAVMAERCGVIDDAAYRFGQDTIDPELTVGALDRLAARLHKAALDRHSVLFATGHPGGLLDVHRATAAALRATGCEIVVIPQGLIADEGSVWQFADVAVLERGATLWHTHSPEPMAAILDGLAAQGRPQPDLVVADHGWAGCAAQRGLDAVGYADCNDPALFLAEAEGTLQVAVPLDDHVRDPRFYDPMVAYLLSAAGLL from the coding sequence ATGGGCCGCATGCCGAAGCCGATAGAGACGCCCGTACCCAGCCGCGCCGAGCTCATCGACCACCTCGTCCGCACCCGCATCGCCGGACAGGTGGCCACCCCGCGCGAGAACAACCTGAGCCACTACCGCAAGCTCGCGAACGGAGACCGGCACTACTGGCTGGGTCTGGAACTCGGCGACCGCTGGGCCGACGAACAGGACGTCCTGGCCGTGATGGCCGAGCGCTGCGGGGTCATCGACGACGCCGCCTACCGCTTCGGGCAGGACACCATCGACCCCGAGCTGACCGTGGGCGCCCTGGACCGGCTCGCGGCCCGGCTCCACAAGGCCGCCCTCGACCGGCACAGCGTGCTGTTCGCCACCGGGCACCCCGGCGGCCTCCTCGACGTCCATCGGGCCACCGCCGCCGCGCTGCGCGCCACCGGCTGCGAGATCGTCGTCATCCCGCAGGGCCTGATCGCCGACGAGGGCTCGGTGTGGCAGTTCGCGGACGTGGCCGTACTGGAGCGGGGCGCGACCCTGTGGCACACCCATTCGCCGGAACCGATGGCGGCGATCCTCGACGGCCTCGCGGCGCAGGGCCGGCCGCAGCCGGACCTCGTCGTCGCCGACCACGGCTGGGCGGGCTGCGCCGCACAGCGCGGGCTGGACGCGGTGGGGTACGCCGACTGCAACGACCCGGCGCTCTTCCTCGCCGAGGCCGAGGGCACCCTCCAGGTCGCCGTCCCGCTGGACGACCACGTACGCGACCCGCGCTTCTACGACCCGATGGTGGCCTACCTCCTGTCGGCGGCGGGCCTGCTGTAA
- a CDS encoding TetR/AcrR family transcriptional regulator produces the protein MSTRAAAPTRREQILSEAARLFAERGFHGVGVDEIGAAVGISGPGLYRHFAGKDAMLAELLVGISERLLTGGRRRVEEAAGRPEEVLASLVEGHVDFALDDRALIILHDRELDRLREADRKLVRQLQRQYVELWVDVVRELHPEVGEAEVRVCVHAVFGLLNSTPHLAALGREATESLLRRLADGAFAALSR, from the coding sequence ATGAGCACCAGAGCGGCCGCCCCCACCCGTCGCGAGCAGATCCTCAGTGAGGCCGCTCGTCTCTTCGCGGAGCGCGGATTCCACGGCGTCGGCGTGGACGAGATAGGCGCCGCCGTCGGCATCAGCGGTCCCGGCCTGTACCGGCACTTCGCGGGCAAGGACGCGATGCTCGCCGAGCTGCTCGTCGGCATCAGCGAGCGGCTGCTCACGGGGGGCCGGCGGCGCGTGGAGGAGGCGGCCGGGAGGCCCGAGGAGGTGCTGGCCTCGCTCGTCGAGGGGCACGTCGACTTCGCACTGGACGACCGGGCGCTGATCATCCTCCACGACCGGGAGCTCGACCGGCTGCGGGAGGCCGACCGCAAGCTCGTGCGCCAGCTCCAGCGGCAGTACGTGGAGCTGTGGGTGGACGTCGTGCGGGAGCTGCACCCCGAGGTGGGCGAGGCGGAGGTACGGGTCTGCGTGCACGCGGTGTTCGGGCTGCTGAACTCCACGCCCCACCTGGCGGCCCTGGGCCGGGAGGCGACCGAATCCCTGCTGCGCCGCCTCGCTGACGGAGCGTTCGCGGCACTGTCGCGCTGA